A window of Prionailurus bengalensis isolate Pbe53 chromosome E1, Fcat_Pben_1.1_paternal_pri, whole genome shotgun sequence genomic DNA:
TGGTTTTCACTGGCTGGGAAGTGGGCCCCGCTGGGAACAGTTTGCGGGCTGTTTTCGGTTCTGGACGGTAACCACTCAACAGCGAGTCCCATCTCTTTCTGAGGCATTTTTTTCTGATCCCTGTTTGATCAAGTGTTGAGGCAGCAAGAGTCTCGTGAATATCACCAGCGCTTTACGAAAATGAAAAACTAGTGTTGTATTTACACATTTCCGTAAAAAACATGGAACAAGTGGGGTTGGAGGACGTAGCCGTGCCCAGAGAACCTCCATGGGGAGTTCCAGACAGCATGAGGAGAGGGCTGCCTGTGATGAGGGTCCTGGGCTGGTGCCCAAGGCATCACCACCCAAGGTGCCTCCATTGGGTGGGGCTGGGTTGGGCCATGATGCCAGCCATCAGCTCTGTCCTCCGGAGCTGCTGGTGCAGCTGGGTGAGCTCGGCAGGATTCAGGAGACCCGTGGCTGTTTCCTGATGTTCTGGGACCGTCTTGAGCAGAGTGACTAGCTGTGGGTTAGCTGCTTCTCCAAGGAGAGAGTTCACGTGTGTTCCCAGAGGGCTCAGGTCTCCTTGCACCTCTCTTTGTGATTATCATGGCCGAGAGCCTTTGGCCTCATCCTGCCCTTGTCACCAGCCTCAGATCTGATGTGGGCTGTTCATCCAAGGTTGCACCTGTTCCCCGGACTTGCTTCCTGCTTCTCGGCAGCTTCCTTGTTTGACAGGCCTCCCCAGGGGACAGGATGAAGCTTCACTGTGTGATTACTGGTGGGAAGAATTTAAGTGCAAGATGAAGATCAAACGTGTTAGTTATGCACAGATTTTCTGTCCCACCTTTTGTGATTAGGAGTTAGTTGTCTGTTGCAGGCATCTGATcacctgtgacttttttttttgcttttcttccctggtCACTTGAGGTGTCCCCACAGTGCGCGTGCTGCCCTCAGGAGCCCTCTGCTATTTTAATGTGCCATTCTTCACGGAAGGTGACTTACCTGCAGACCCTGGGCCCCAGGCACTTGGGAGTTTGGGACTAGGGTGCTCGAGCGTCTCTCACCACGAGGCAGCGCACTGCTGAGTGCATTTCTGCCCATCCTGCTCTCGTCCCCGGCACTTGTGCGGAGCTGCAGGAGGCCGAAGGGGCGTTGGGCTCCAGACCAGCTTCGTCCCAGGGAGCCCTGTCCCTGGGCCAGTGTTTCAGCAGCTCTGCCTCAGCGTTTTCTGTAAGAAGTTCCCGCTGCCTTTCAAGGACCAAGTGGTGTGCTGGAGGGGGGGGAAGGTCTGCACAGCACCTGGTCCAGGGTGGGCTTGGCTTTGGGAGCACGCTGTCACCAGCAGATTGAGCCCCTTGGCCCGTGGCAGCTCCGAGCAGCTGGGCCCTCTGCCACGCATCCACAACCAGGCTCTCCCACAAAGTGTTCGCTAGGAGAtggcatttggggggggggggtggcttctGCCCTTTGCGGTCACATCTAACCCATTCAAACCAAATCTTTTCTCTTCCAGGCCAAGACGACCCCAAGGGGAGGCCTTTAGGATGGACAAGCCTGCACTACATTTGTGTTTGCTGCCCACAGCCTTGAGGGACAGACGCCTGAGACGTCTAAAGCTTTTAGAGCTAAAAGGACTGCACGCCCATCAGGGCAAGACGTGGGCAGACGGGGGATCTGGTTTTCTTGCCTCGTGTATGTAAGGTTTCTGGTTAGAGTAAGAAGCGACAAAGCAACAATACAGACTGGCAGACCACGCCGGGTCTCTGTTCTGTTGCACCCAGAGTGTGTGTGGGCCCTGGGGGTACACTTGTCAAAGAATTTTCACCCCAAACACGTTATCGGAATCT
This region includes:
- the NDUFAF8 gene encoding NADH dehydrogenase [ubiquinone] 1 alpha subcomplex assembly factor 8 isoform X2, with the translated sequence MSGNGAVWGRVRGRLRAFPERLAACRAEASTAPGGRLTKDLCVQEFEALRSCFAAAHLCGAAGGRRGVGLQTSFVPGSPVPGPVFQQLCLSVFCQDDPKGRPLGWTSLHYICVCCPQP